The sequence GACATTTTCCTGGCCGCATACATCAGAGAAATCTTCCCCGTGGATGTCTGCACATCTGGAAAACTCCTGCTCAGCATCAACCCTGACCCTTTTTAAAGCAACCTTGCCACTGAAGAAATCTGCCACTTCACCAAGCCGGGATACACCGTATACCTCGAGACTCCCGACCAGTGCCGCCTCAGGGGCATTCTGTTCAGGAAGTATGAAGCCCCTGAACCCCTTACGGGCAGCCGTTACTGCTATGGGAAGTGCGCCTTTGACCGGAAGCAGGCTGCCGTCGAGAGACAGCTCGCCCATAATAAGAAAATCTCCCAGCATGCCGGCGGGGATCTGACCTGAAGCGGCAAGGATGCCCACCGCAAGTGTAAGATCGTAAGCTGCCCCTTCCTTGCGTATCCCTGCAGGCGCCATATTGATAACTATCCGGCGGCCCGGCATCCTGAACCCGATATTTTCTATGGCTGTGGCTATCCGCTGCTGACTCTCCCTTACGACGTTGTCGGGCAGGCCAACCATCAGGAAGCTAACACCCCGGGTGATACTGACCTCTACGGTAACTACAATGGCATCGATACCGGCAAGAGCTGAACCATAGGTTTTAACAAGCATTACGCAACGGCTTTTCGCGGCCCGGGGAGGGCCATGTTTTTAATACCTGATGCAGCGGACTGAAAAGCCGAAGGATTTGTCATTTATAGATCTGTATATGCCCTCTTCATTAATGCTGATCCCTCTTCTCCAGGCATGGCCATCCTTGTCTTCGGTGGAGGTCCAGAAATACCCCGTATTACCGATCCTGTTATAGGAGCCGGTAATAAACCTGTTTCCACCCCTGAGAGCCTCAAAACCGGTATCACCCTCCGGCTGGATCTGTGAACCTGCGCTGCCTCTCCACAATATATCATCAACATCTTCCCGGGTCATCCCGAGGAAGAGTTCGAGGATCTTCCACTCACTGTCGCTTGGAATGTGCCAGCCCGGCGGGCACACACCACGGGAACTCTCCTGTGTGCTGTACTGCATGGCCTCACCCCACTGGTACAGTCCGCCATACTTATCACAAAGAACCGTGTTGTTGTCATAACAGTACTTTTCAATCACCCCGTTATCCTGCTGGTCGGTACTGCCGTCGATCATCTCACCCCTGTTGATGTTCTCAACCATCCAGTACTGGTCGCCCAGCCTCAGGGTCCTGTAGACAGTGCCGTCGGTAGTGTCTGTAAACGTACCGTAGAGGCCGGCGTCGCCATCAGGAGGCTCCCTGTCGCACGAACCCAGGTGCAGGACCGCGACAACCAGCGCGGACGTGCAGATCAGTCTGAAACAAAGTGCAACCCTCCTCCACATAATTAAGTTACAATTTTTTTTCTACTTAATAACAACGACATGGAAATTTTTTATTTGGTATTCAACGGTAATTTCCAAAAAGATAATATTGCAATGACGGTCAATTAATCTGCCTATACGTAAAACAAAGCTAAAAGTAACACTTTTTCGCCTTAAATGCATAATCGCATTCCTATACTACCCGCCCGAAGGTTGACGCGGGGGCAGTTTACGAAAGTGCCCGTTTTTCGAAAACCTCAATTTTGCCTAACTTTGCAAAAAACAGAGAGATGATTGCAAGATTCTTCAGGTTGCCAAAAACCAAACAGTTCCATTACAAGCCCAGGTACTATGATGAGCGGAAGGAGGCTCTGGACAAGCGTATTGCCCAGATAAAGTCTGAAATGGGCATAACCGGCGACCAGTCCGGCGAAAGCAATTACTTCAGGGGCGACTACAAAAGCCATATAAAGGGGCAAATGAGGGGGTATTTCAAGTATGCCAAAAAAGAGAAGCAGACCTCCAACATAAGGCTCCTGATTATCCTGATGGTGCTGTTAGCGCTTGCCTGGTACATAATATATTTTTAGTAGCAGGTATGGCAGATGTGATACGGTTGCTACCCGATTCAGTAGCCAACCAGATAGCCGCGGGCGAAGTGATACAGAGGCCCGCCTCGGTGGTAAAAGAGCTGATGGAAAATTCGGTCGATTCCGGTGCCACAAATATCAGTGTGCTGGTAAGGGAAGCGGGCAAGAACCTGGTGCAGGTGATCGATAACGGCTGCGGGATGAGCGAGACGGATGCGAGGCTTTCAGCCGAAAGGCATGCCACATCAAAAATAAGGGAAGCGGCTGACCTGTTTGCCATCAGAACGATGGGGTTCAGGGGAGAAGCGCTGGCCTCTGTTGCTGCGGTGGCCGAGCTTGAGATACAGACCCGCAGACCCGGCGATGATGTCGGTATCCTCGTTGAGATAAGAGGGTCGGAATTTGTCAGGCAGGAGCCGTCAGCCTGCCAGGCAGGCTCCAGGTTTACTGTCAGGAACCTGTTTTACAATGTTCCCGCACGCAGGAAGTTCCTCAAGACCAATACAACCGAGTTTAAGCATATAATTACTGAATTTCAGCGCATAGCGCTGGCAAATCCGCAAATCGGGTTTTCCCTGAACAATGAGGGCACAGAAATACTGAACCTTCCTGCCGCAGGATACCGCCAACGTATTATCCACACATTCGGGAAGAACATTAACCAGCACCTTGTTGAGCTTAAAACCGAGACCAGCGTTGTTAATGTCAGGGGGTATATCGCCAAGCCGGGATATGCCAAAAAATCGCCCGGAGAGCAATTTTTCTTTATAAACAGCCGCTTTATGAGGCATCCCTGGATGCACAAGGCTGTGACCAGGGCCTTCGAAAAGCTTATTCCCGCCGATGCTATCCCCTCCTACTTTATATGGTTCGAAGCAGACCCGGCATCGGTTGATGTCAATATCCATCCCACAAAAACAGAGATAAAGTTTGAAGACGAAAAGGCGGTATGGCAGATCCTTATGGCATCGGTAAGGGAAGCACTGGGTAAATATAACCTGGTGCCTTCGATAGATTTCAATACAGAGGGCAGAATAGACATTCCGGCTGGCAAGCCCCCTGCCGGGACAACTCCGCCGGAGATCACTATTGACCCGGATTACAACCCCTTTGACCGGGGTTCATCAGGAACATCCCGGCATGGTTATGAGGGCCCGCTCAAAAGCAGGGTCCATAACTGGGAGGAACTGTACAGGGGGTTTGAAGAGGGGAAGACTGAACATGGTCAGGGAAGCATCACCATAAGCGGAGGGCAGTCCCCCGGCACCGTTGATCACAGGCAGGATGAAGATCCCGGGAGCGGCTTACCTTTACTGCTTCAGTTGAAAGGAAGGTATATACTATCGCCTGTAAAGTCAGGCCTCATGATAATCGACCAGAAAAGAGCGCATGAGAGGATCCTCTATGAGAAATTCATGAAGACCAAAAAATCGGGCTCGGTCGTTGCCCAGCAACAGCTTTACCCGGTAACAATGGAACTAAATGCAACGGAATACCAGCTGCTGAAAAAACTGGCCCCTGAACTGGCCGGTTTTGGTTTTGATATCAGGGATTTCGGGCGAAACACCATAGTTATTTCCGGATGCCCGGTTGATACCGGCGGCACTGATCCGGCCGCCATGATAGGCGACCTGCTAGCAGAAGCAGCCTCATCGGGAGATTCAATCAGCCAGAACAAAAATGAAAGGATCGCCTTCAACCTGGCAAGATCATCTGCCGTTAATTATGGAAGGCACCTGACCAGGGAGGAGATGCA is a genomic window of Marinilabiliales bacterium containing:
- the mutL gene encoding DNA mismatch repair endonuclease MutL, whose protein sequence is MADVIRLLPDSVANQIAAGEVIQRPASVVKELMENSVDSGATNISVLVREAGKNLVQVIDNGCGMSETDARLSAERHATSKIREAADLFAIRTMGFRGEALASVAAVAELEIQTRRPGDDVGILVEIRGSEFVRQEPSACQAGSRFTVRNLFYNVPARRKFLKTNTTEFKHIITEFQRIALANPQIGFSLNNEGTEILNLPAAGYRQRIIHTFGKNINQHLVELKTETSVVNVRGYIAKPGYAKKSPGEQFFFINSRFMRHPWMHKAVTRAFEKLIPADAIPSYFIWFEADPASVDVNIHPTKTEIKFEDEKAVWQILMASVREALGKYNLVPSIDFNTEGRIDIPAGKPPAGTTPPEITIDPDYNPFDRGSSGTSRHGYEGPLKSRVHNWEELYRGFEEGKTEHGQGSITISGGQSPGTVDHRQDEDPGSGLPLLLQLKGRYILSPVKSGLMIIDQKRAHERILYEKFMKTKKSGSVVAQQQLYPVTMELNATEYQLLKKLAPELAGFGFDIRDFGRNTIVISGCPVDTGGTDPAAMIGDLLAEAASSGDSISQNKNERIAFNLARSSAVNYGRHLTREEMQEIVDKLFACETPNYSPDGKPVVTIVDHDEIDKKFRRP